In Oryza sativa Japonica Group chromosome 1, ASM3414082v1, the genomic stretch CGTGTTGACAGTCATTTTCAGATGAAAGAAAATTGTAACCTGACATAACTCCTTGTAGACCATCAGTAACCACAGTGATGCAAACCAATGGAACCATCATCGCGACGAAAGAGATGACCTCCTCCTCACTGCTGTATGCACGACCCAGGAGTCGCCGTGATGCTAACAGAGTTCCACATACTATAAGTGCCTCTGTCACTGCAACTGACAGCACAACATAGACAGCTGAACGAGCTCCTTCAGGGTTCCCAGCACCCAGTTCGTTTGCTACTCGTGTGCTATTCATTAAAACATTGAATTTACAAAAGCTGTTACCAAACAGAAAATCTTTCTGAGGGAGTGAAAATAATGCATCTTCCATGTATTTCATACCTTCCACCAGCTCCAAGCCCATAAGGAATGGTAAAAAGTAAAGTTATACTTGTGAGACTGCCAAAAAAATGTGTAAAAAAATAAGGCAAAAGTGTTTATATAAGCATATTATACTACATAAAGGTAACCATTTCGTACCAAATTGAAAGCACTGAGGTTTGTAGCTCGGGGTTGGGTAAAAGTCCTGACATAAGAATAAGTAGCTCAAATGACCACCACTCAAGACTGAAAGAAGAGGAAATTTTCATTAGCTGACAACAAGACAGAAACTTAAAAACGTTGAGGCATTACCAAGTAGATTATATATTAGTTACCAAATCATAAGCGCAGATGGCAATGCTAGACGTAAGAACCCATCCAATCCCTTGAAGGCCTCGATTGTTGGAGGTGTGCGTGTTTCCTTGCAAGAGCTTGACAGCAAGATATAAGCCACAAGCATGGCCACATTCAACCAGTATGATATGCTTATCGACAAGGCAGCTCCAGTATACCCCAAGCCGGTCTTAAACACCATCAACCAGCACAGAGGGATGTGGAACACCAGGGTTGCAACGGATGCAACGAGCATGGGCATTATCAAGCTCTGGGACTGAAGGAACTTCGTGATAGGCTGAATCAACGCGTTTGCGAAAAGCCCTGGAATCAGCCAGACGATGTATCTCCCAGCTCCATGCGAGATCAAAGGATCTTGACCAATGAGTACCAGGATTTTGCCCATGAAAACCCATAGAAGTGATAGAGGAATGCACACCACCAGAAGAGTGAGTATGGCTCTGTAGGTGTGCACTCCCAGAGTATGGTATTGTTTTGCCCCATAAGCTTGGCCACAGAGAGTTTCCAGTGCACTTGCCATTCCAATCTGCATTTACAAATGATGTTAGCTGTATCAGGTGAAATCAGAATCGTTTCTTTTCTCGCAACCAAAGAGAGGGGTAAACTAGAGTTGTACTGCGTCAGTAAGTTTTCAGTTCAGATGCACAATACAATCAGCACTGCTTTATGACTTACAAAAATAATTGTACTTGACTAGTTTACCGACCAAAGTAAACTCAATTTAACGGGATCTCGATATCAGTTTCTTCTTTGCATGATGTGACTCAGCGACTAAACAAGTCGAAGAGACACTAATGACATGCGAGTAGCCTGGTCGTACCACAGTATTGTACTCTTATCCAATGCAAAGCACGCTTGGACTAACAACCATTTCTACCCGAAAGACAACAAACTTTAAGCTGAGGCCAGCAGACATTTTGGACGATTATTCCTCAAAGATAACTCATCTTAGAGTCCTACTAATATACAATTCCTGCAGAGTGGCTGTCGCTAGCGAACCAGTTGGAATAAGTAAATACTTAGACCAATTGAGCCCCTACACCAATCGGAAATCAGGAGGAAGCCACTAGATCAGTATCACGTGTTCGACCGTAAAATACTCCGAAAATCACATGGCTTTCACGCTAGAAAGCTGCACCAGGGAAGCTGGACACTGACCGATGCTAAAAACAATGGGAAAAAGGAAACTCGTGAATCTCTTCCGTTTTCTTGGTTTCTTTTTTGTTCAAGATCATCCTGGAACAGTTAACTAACCAAGAACAAATTAAGCACAAATCTTGCATGCCCAAATAATCGAACTCATTTCTCCCAGAGGCTCCCAGTATCGCTCAATCCAACAGTGAGGACATGCAAGTATACATGCAGCCAGCGAAAGCAAGATAATACTAATAGTAATGTTTGCAAATTAAGGCAGCAATCAAAAATGAAAAGCTGGGGGGAGTAATTTGGGGGGTTGTACGGACGAGGAGGCTGAAGCCGGTGACGGAGGCGAGggaggtggcgatggcggcggaggagagcggGAGGAcgccggggaggtggccgacCATCATGTTGGAGAACACCTGCACCGCGTAGTTCGTCAGGCTCACCGCCACCATCGGCAGCGCCAGGTACGCCAGCTTCCCGGCCTcgctcccccacctcctcctccacccaacctcctcaccctcctcctccccctcctcccgccgcagcagcagcggctgcTCCTCCCTCGCGGCCGCGGCCAtcgcttcctctccctctccggccgcgtgcGGCGGCGCGTGCTCGCGTGGGCCTTGGCGGCGGTGTCGCCGTTGTTGCGTGCGCGGGGGCGGAGCagtggagggaggaggggggtgtgcggccgtgcgcgcgcgcgcggcctccAGTTATCGGGGCGAGTGTTTGTCTCGGGCCGCTGCCTCGGAAGGCGGTTGGGTCGTCGTGATTGCGACGGAAATTATATGGAAAGTGGAGAGAAAAAACGGCACCGAGTACTCCTCCgtcacttaaaaaataaatctaaaactgAATATAACATATTATAGTATTATAAATTTAGATATACATCAATTCAGATTTATtatactaaaataaaatatattatgtcttattttagatttttttaggaCAAAAAAGTGGCCGTTGTCTTGTCATGACTCGATCTTGAGGTCCATTTCATCCACGTTCAGGCTTGGACTGAGATAGACTAATCGGTAAAAATGGCATGGATAGTCAACAGTTCAGTACAAAATGCGCCAACGAATGGACGAGATCAACGTATGGGTTTTGATACAAGGGTTTTACTAGCGGGGAAGCACCATCGATGAGCTGACCAGTGAAGTTAGGCTCTCTTCTCTCACTCCCCGGCACCAAAAACGAAGCCGCGTTTcagtgcgtgattaattaagttttagctattttttaaaaaaaatagattaatatgattttttaagcaacttttgtatataaattttttaaaaaaaaacacaccatttaacaatttgaaaagcgtgcgcacagAAAACGAGAAGGAGGAGTTGGGAACTTGTACTACCGAACGGAGCTATGTACACAGCTTTTTTTTCACAAATGCTATTGTAGTTCTTCATTTTTAACATATAAATCCATTAAATATAAAGCAGTGGTATGTGATCCAACATGATAAAATTCTTGGCTCCATCACTGGGCTATAAGGTTTCAAATTTGTGCATTAAAAGTTGGAGCTTCATGAGAATTACGGATTATATGTTAAGTAGACAACATTACAAGGTTATAGTATATATTCCTCCCTCCTTtcgaaatataaaaaattttagaattcaaaatttaactcaaaatataacaatttatcACATACATTCTCtttttcaaccaatcataaccttctacaatttaaattatccaccttttttttcttctcaatcaATTACAGCTCTCTTCTATTTAATTCTAAACATTTCCTTAATACCCTTATCTAaatctaaaacttcttatattttgagaaagaAATAGTACCTTAAATGTAGTGTGCAGTGTGCTTATGTGATTATATCAAGGGAGGATTAGGGTTATAATAAGTACACAAATCTCAAAACAGTTATAGCCATTTAAAAGTGGCTAAGATTTACTAGCCTAAAATCAGACGACTGACAAATAAATCAAATGCAAACAAACACATGagttcaaaatggaaaattctCTACAGAGAAGTGCTCGTGGAACCCATGCTTAAAGGACATCCGATCGTATCATCATCAATCTAGACAAACAAGTGAGTTCGTTTTGATGTGTCAATGGATTGGTGGACCCGTGGATGTCTACTACGGTAGTGTTTGGTTgaggggatgggatgggatgggatgggacgaACTCACTTTTAGGGGTGTTTGGTTGAGGGGTGAGTGGGATGGGTTGGTCCctggagaggaatattcctctcagatccgggacCAACCGATCCGGGAAAATGTGGtggacgaactcgtcccaggtGGGACGAGCGAACGGCATGACAACGCCTTCCTACCGCGCTCGTGCTGCTTGCCCTCGGGAGCAGCAGCATACGGCTCGTGCGACGGCGACCACGCAgggctcggcgacgacgaccgcgacggcggggggctcggcgacggcgacggcggatccagtggtggggagggcggcggcggtggatccggcgatggggaggactgcggcggcggattcggcgacggggaggagcggcggcggcatgcgagGAGGAGGTCaaagggcggcggcggatccggcgatgGGGACTGTGGCGGCTTGCGAGGAGGAGCTcgcgggggaggagcggcggcggcgtgcgaggAGGAGGTctaggggcggcggcggatctggcgatggggcggcggcggattcggcgatGGGGAGAAGCTGCGGCGGCTTGCGACGAGGAGCTCGCggggaaggagcggcggcggcgtgcgaggAGGAAGTCGAGggacggcggcggatccggcgatgggaaggagcggcggcgactTTTCCTCTTGCTCTTGCTCGCTGCCGGCTTTTCCtcttgctcgccgccggctttTCCTCTTGCTCTTGCTCGCCGTCGGCTCATCCTCTTGCTCTTCCTCCGGCGATGGGGAGGACTGTGGTGGCAGATCCGGCGATCGGTTGACGGTGATTGCAAACGGCGTCCATCCCTTCCCTCTCTcatcccttcaaccaaacaaaaaattgggaTCGTCCCATCTTACAAACCAAACATGTGAGTGGAATCATCCCAACCCAAAAATCAGGGATGGTTCTATCCCATCCCACTTAGTCCCgaaaccaaacactacctacAAGTACAAGAAGCTGGGCTGCTGCATGCACCACACATGTCAACCTGCTGCGTTTTCTTAGAATTGAGATGGCCTTATTTCATCCTTTCCGACTGAACCGATCCAGATGATCATCAAGTGGGACTGACATTTCAAGTTCCAAAATCTCCGTATTGTGTCACCGTAGTAGGATCTAAAATTAAATAGTACTTATCCCATAAATCACATTCTATTTAAATATCTATGTACAATAACTTTCTTAGTAGTAAGTAACTACTACAAAGTTGTATGGTAGTAGCAGGTACTCCCTATATCGTTTGacttttattcctaattaagtttaactaagtttatagtaaaatatattagtattttcaacacaaaacaaacatattatcaaaatatattcaatgttagattttaACTAGTTTagtattttagatgttgctaaattttttcaataagtttggtcaaacttaattagaaaaaaagtcaaacaacttataatataaaacggatggagtacttaaGTTTGTAGTTTTGCCACAGCAAATTTGGTTTTTGTTTGGGGAGTTTTTGACATCTGCATTTTCTTCTAAAATCTTTGACTCCCTGaatgtttcatattcttgagaaatatgtagttgtagaatccaaaaTAATAAATTAGAAGACAAAAGCTAgaaatatagtttttttatatattcttACAAGTTGTTTCTCATAATCTCGAGCTACGTAAACAAGGCCTCAATGGCTTTAATTAGGTAAGTTCGCACCATTTAACTCCTATCAATTATAGTTCTACTGTTTGCCAAGCACCTCTAATTAAATGAGATAAAATTGATTCCAATATcaaaattaaatcaataatttcaCTTTTTTACAGAACTCTTAAAAGAACTATTCAATTTCTAATTAAAGAACTCTTGAAAGAGTGTTTCTTCATCTGGCTGGCGGTGAAAGGGCGCTGCTTAACCGGGGATAATCTCGCCAAACGTGGATGGCCTCATGACCCACTTTGTGCCCTCTGCTCAATTGATATGGAAGACTGCCATCATCTCTTGGTGAAATGCCCTTACACAAACAGAGTTTGGTCCCTACTCAGAGATAGGATCAATGTTCACTTTGACATCCCCGGGCGACTAGATCTATCCCTGGCAGACTGGTGGCAACTCGCACGGACTCGTTTTCAGACGCGCTACAGTAAAGCCTTTGATACGTTTTTCATGCTTGTTTGCTGGCTCGTGTGGAAGGAACGTAACGCGAGGGTTTTCGATCAGAAGTTCAATACGGCTGACCTCCTTTCAGCAGACATCAAGGAGGAGGTAGCAGTGTGGAGAGCAGCAGGTATCTTCCAATTTTGTGAGTAGCCCTACAATTATCCcgtctttttcttttgtttccttccctcttttccccttccggGTTTTTCCCGGCTCGACAGTTTAATGCCGTGTACAAAATGTAAACTCTCCTTttatcttaatgaaatttggtcggCTCCTTAGCTGAcacggaaaaaaagaaaaaatagcgAAAGGGAAGCAGGCATGGATCTGGCAAACATTCAGCTTACAGATCATCGCCAGCAAAAGGATTCACCATTTCAGCAGCATATGTTAGAGTCTACCTACTACATGCACATGACTAACCAATGCGCACTTCTGGTCGAAGTTCTAGTTTAGTGATGTCTAATGTGACCTTCATCACAACAGACGGTTCAAGTAACCTCCTAGGTTTCCATCTGATTTTACGGTCTATCCTAGAAGGCATccagattgaaaaaaaaaggggggggggcgAGTTTTCCAACCCGGATTAGGGATGCAAGCTGGGCGGGCAAGCGGGCTTTTTTAGCCCGCTTATCtcacttctagttcattttttcttctaaattttgtatTACCATGTGGAAAATACACTAACAAGCGGGTTTTTATGCGGGTAGCGGGACTAGCACTTCATTGATCAGGGTTGGGCTTGCTACCTTGGTTTGGGTGATTTTCAGGTGAACCAgattgctgttgctgctgctgctcttgtcCTGCGCCTGCACTGGTTTCAGGATGGAAATTGATGGGGAACTTGGTGACGCTGGGCTTGTCTGCCAATATGTTCCTCTGCACCCGGTCAATCAGCAGCTTCGCAGGAGGCTCCTCCCGAAGCTGCTCATCATCGTTGTCATTGTTCACATAGTAACCTACTCTGATGAACTCTTGACCCATGTAGGAACAAGTTAATAGCAGCACAATAACACCAATTATGTCTTCCTTACGGATCTTTGACGGGTCAGGAGGATCAGCCTGAAAACGGAAATGTGCATATCATTCTCATGAT encodes the following:
- the LOC4324145 gene encoding uncharacterized protein, coding for MTTPSYRARAACPREQQHTARATATTQGSATTTATAGGSATATADPVVGRAAAVDPAMGRTAAADSATGRSGGGMRGGGQRAAADPAMGTVAACEEELAGEERRRRARRRSRGGGGSGDGAAADSAMGRSCGGLRRGARGEGAAAACEEEVEGRRRIRRWEGAAATFPLALARCRLFLLLAAGFSSCSCSPSAHPLALPPAMGRTVVADPAIG
- the LOC4324144 gene encoding protein DETOXIFICATION 12 isoform X2, producing MAAAAREEQPLLLRREEGEEEGEEVGWRRRWGSEAGKLAYLALPMVAVSLTNYAVQVFSNMMVGHLPGVLPLSSAAIATSLASVTGFSLLIGMASALETLCGQAYGAKQYHTLGVHTYRAILTLLVVCIPLSLLWVFMGKILVLIGQDPLISHGAGRYIVWLIPGLFANALIQPITKFLQSQSLIMPMLVASVATLVFHIPLCWLMVFKTGLGYTGAALSISISYWLNVAMLVAYILLSSSCKETRTPPTIEAFKGLDGFLRLALPSALMICLEWWSFELLILMSGLLPNPELQTSVLSICLTSITLLFTIPYGLGAGGSTRVANELGAGNPEGARSAVYVVLSVAVTEALIVCGTLLASRRLLGRAYSSEEEVISFVAMMVPLVCITVVTDGLQGVMSGIARGCGWQHLGAYVNLGSFYLLGIPMAILLGFVLHMGAKGLWMGIVCGSISQITLLSAITFFTNWQKMAENARERVFSEKPTEPSRYHLVE
- the LOC4324144 gene encoding protein DETOXIFICATION 12 isoform X1; the encoded protein is MAAAAREEQPLLLRREEGEEEGEEVGWRRRWGSEAGKLAYLALPMVAVSLTNYAVQVFSNMMVGHLPGVLPLSSAAIATSLASVTGFSLLIGMASALETLCGQAYGAKQYHTLGVHTYRAILTLLVVCIPLSLLWVFMGKILVLIGQDPLISHGAGRYIVWLIPGLFANALIQPITKFLQSQSLIMPMLVASVATLVFHIPLCWLMVFKTGLGYTGAALSISISYWLNVAMLVAYILLSSSCKETRTPPTIEAFKGLDGFLRLALPSALMICLEWWSFELLILMSGLLPNPELQTSVLSICLTSITLLFTIPYGLGAGGSTRVANELGAGNPEGARSAVYVVLSVAVTEALIVCGTLLASRRLLGRAYSSEEEVISFVAMMVPLVCITVVTDGLQGVMSGIARGCGWQHLGAYVNLGSFYLLGIPMAILLGFVLHMGAKGLWMGIVCGSISQITLLSAITFFTNWQKMFIAHCMQAENARERVFSEKPTEPSRYHLVE